A section of the Erigeron canadensis isolate Cc75 unplaced genomic scaffold, C_canadensis_v1 Conyza_canadensis_unscaffolded:225, whole genome shotgun sequence genome encodes:
- the LOC122584311 gene encoding uncharacterized protein LOC122584311 — protein sequence MRNHPNLRYGNSSNQLNPNFQGNNQTSGAPSQPFQNRNYNQGNYQGGQNQGFNRGYPRNYQQGNNQGGNSGGNEVSTGEIMEYLKEMDRKNEIRDKTVESLQKQVGQLAEDVAALRKDPGKLPSDTKINPQHQSSGSKNIKNVEINNVSTLRSGRIYDNKVEPSSSLVDGVVEEVDDDQDSEHEPEFVLPKPSKKVSFKEVKNNRSSEKFSEKQGKDMEGNTIPFPLALIDPKLRPTLKKRGPHEEEMWEIFKQVKINIPLIDIIKQVPAYAKYLKDLCTQKRQHKLPKKIVLNEEVSAVVMGILPPKLQDPGAPLITIQVGDFKMKRSLLDIGAGVSILRATHRYLGRPFLATANALIDCRRGTVEMTFGNRKIRLNVFASVPNPVVSDECFMADVIDECISHENEEDTRESCALVDRLIVEHSETLKKEEKDWEIMAIQEGRPPWTHLVESLPDHIDTHLKPSIESPPQVELKELPSHLKYAFLGEEQTLPVIIASNLEEVQEKALLKVLKENKAAIGWTIADLKGISPSIVMHKIITDSEAKPSRDAQRRLNPHMREVVKKEVLKWLDAGIVYPISDSTWVSPTQTVPKKAGIQVVKGDSGEQIATRPITGWRVCIDYRKLNTATSKDHFPLPFIDQIIEKLAGQKFYCFLDGYSGYNQIAIHPDDQHKTTFTCPYGTFAFRRMPFECLKAFETLKEKLVEAPILQSPNWSMPFEIMCDASDFAIGAVWGNGKVIVYTDHSAVKHLMEKKDAKPRLIRWVLLLQEFDLEIRDKKGSENVVADHLSRIQSMDDGSTKEINETFPDEHLLTISIVPWYANFVNFLSAGKIPEHWPKRKKQNNSWHKQSNTFGMSRICLKWAGSIGEKMCSGRRNSRGFDSCTLICMWRSLQRPKDRS from the exons ATGAGAAACCATCCCAATCTTAGATATGGGAATTCATCAAACCAACTCAACCCGAACTTTCAAGGAAACAACCAAACCAGTGGAGCACCATCTCAACCGTTCCAAAACCGAAATTACAACCAAGGAAATTATCAAGGTGGCCAAAATCAAGGGTTCAATAGAGGCTATCCAAGGAACTATCAACAAGGTAATAACCAAGGTGGGAATTCGGGAGGTAATGAGGTATCAACCGGGGAGATTATGGAGTACTTGAAGGAAATGGATCGAAAGAATGAGATTCGGGACAAAACGGTTGAAAGTTTGCAAAAGCAAGTTGGTCAATTGGCGGAAGATGTGGCTGCGTTGAGAAAGGATCCGGGGAAGCTACCAAGTGACACAAAGATCAATCCACAACACCAAAGTAGCGGCTCAAAGAATATCAAGAATGTGGAGATAAATAATGTAAGTACTCTTCGTAGTGGTaggatttatgataataaagttgAACCTTCATCATCACTGGTAGATGGTGTGGTGGAGGAAGTTGATGATGACCAAGATAGTGAGCATGAACCGGAATTTGTTTTGCCTAAACCAAGTAAAAAAGTGTCTTTTAAAGAGGTAAAAAACAATAGGTCTAGTGAaaaattttctgaaaaacaaGGTAAGGATATGGAGGGTAATACCATTCCTTTCCCTTTGGCTTTGATTGATCCAAAACTTAGGCCTACACTTAAGAAAAGAGGTCCCCATGAGGAAGAAATGTgggaaatttttaaacaagtgaaaatcaatatACCTCTTATTGACATAATCAAACAAGTTCCGGCTTATGCTAAATACCTCAAGGACTTGTGTACCCAAAAACGGCAGCATAAGCTtccaaagaaaattgttttaaatgagGAAGTTAGTGCCGTTGTGATGGGCATACTCCCACCCAAACTCCAAGATCCAGGAGCACCTTTGATTACAATTCAAGTTGGTGATTTTAAGATGAAAAGGTCACTTTTGGATATTGGGGCGGGTGTGAGTATCCTACGG GCAACCCACCGTTATTTGGGTAGACCCTTTTTGGCCACCGCTAATGCATTAATTGATTGTAGAAGGGGTACGGTTGAAATGACCTTTGGCAACCGTAAGATTAGATTGAATGTTTTTGCTAGTGTTCCTAACCCCGTAGTTAGTGACGAATGCTTTATGGCGGACGTCATTGATGAGTGTATTTCTCATGAAAATGAGGAGGACACACGGGAGTCTTGTGCTTTAGTTGACAGGTTAATTGTGGAGCATAGTGAAACattgaagaaggaagagaaaGATTGGGAGATCATGGCAATTCAAGAAGGTagaccaccatggactcacttGGTGGAAAGTCTACCGGATCATATTGATACTCATCTCAAGCCTTCCATTGAAAGTCCACCACAAGTTGAGTTGAAAGAGCTCCCATctcatttgaagtatgcatttttggGAGAAGAACAAACTTTACCGGTGATTATTGCATCAAATTTGGAAGAAGTGCAAGAAAAGGCATTGCTAAAAGTGCTCAAGGAAAACAAGGCGGCCATTGGGTGGACAATTGCCGACTTAAAAGGTATTAGTCCATCAATTGTGATGCATAAGATAATCACCGATTCTGAAGCAAAACCTTCACGTGATGCTCAAAGAAGGTTGAATCCTCATATGCGTGAAGTTGTGAAGAAGGAGGTGCTAAAATGGTTGGATGCTGGAATTGTTTACCCAATTTCGGATAGTACATGGGTGAGTCCAACACAAACGGTACCTAAGAAAGCCGGAATTCAAGTGGTGAAAGGAGATAGTGGTGAGCAAATTGCTACCCGACCCATCACCGGGTGGAGGGTGTGCATTGATTACAGGAAATTGAATACCGCTACTTCAAAAGATCATTTCCCATTaccattcattgatcaaatcatcGAAAAACTTGCAGGTCagaagttttattgttttctagatGGTTATTCAGGTTATAATCAAATTGCTATCCATCCCGATGACCAACACAAGACCACATTCACATGCCCCTATGGGACTTTTGCCTTTAGGCGAATGCCATTCG agtgtTTAAAAGCTTTCGAAACCTTGAAAGAGAAATTGGTTGAAGCCCCCATTTTGCAATCACCAAATTGGTCCATGCCATTTGAAattatgtgtgatgcaagtgattTTGCAATCGGGGCTGTTTGGGGCAACGG CAAAGTGATAGTGTACACAGATCATAGCGCGGTGAAGCATTTGATGGAGAAAAAGGATGCAAAACCAAGGCTAATTCGGTGGGTGTTGCTACTACAAGAGTTTGATTTGGAGATTCGAGACAAGAAAGGAAGTGAGAACGTGGTAGCGGACCACTTGTCAAGGATTCAATCAATGGATGATGGATCAACCAAGGAGATCAATGAAACGTTTCCGGATGAACATTTACTAACCATTTCTATTGTTCCTTGGTAtgcaaattttgtgaatttcttGTCTGCAGGTAAGATACCGGAACATTGGCCTAagagaaagaaacaaaacaatTCTTGGCACAAGCAAAGCAATACATTTGGGATGAGCCGGATTTGTTTAAAGTGGGCCGGATCAATTGGTGAGAAGATGTGTTCCGGAAGAAGAAATTCAAGAGGTTTTGACTCATGCACACTCATTTGCATGTGGAGGTCACTTCAGCGGCCAAAAGACAGGTCATAA